The following are encoded together in the Leptolyngbyaceae cyanobacterium genome:
- a CDS encoding TIGR03792 family protein yields the protein MVIEWLKFKVDPERREEFIQKDAQIWTPLIANSAGFISKEVWIDPHDASQVVVVIRWESREQWYSFPKDLLDKTEAEFALAMGNSYQMIESGEYQVRKFPH from the coding sequence ATGGTGATCGAGTGGCTCAAATTTAAAGTAGATCCCGAACGACGGGAAGAATTTATTCAGAAGGATGCCCAAATTTGGACACCATTGATAGCCAACAGTGCTGGTTTTATCAGTAAAGAAGTTTGGATCGATCCTCACGATGCTAGCCAAGTGGTAGTAGTAATTCGCTGGGAATCTCGCGAACAGTGGTATAGCTTTCCCAAAGACTTACTAGATAAAACAGAAGCGGAATTTGCTTTGGCAATGGGAAACTCATATCAGATGATAGAGTCAGGGGAGTACCAGGTTAGAAAATTTCCTCATTAG
- a CDS encoding zinc ribbon domain-containing protein, with the protein MANCPRCHQPVKTDAVTCPHCRLTLKAFGHPGIPLHRSTGEDYLCDSCAYHDDDTCTLPKRPLARECTLYYDRSQPPEPPKEQPDLGQCLRFWLERNQTWLLLFSLLFISFLLTLRR; encoded by the coding sequence ATGGCTAATTGTCCTCGTTGTCACCAACCAGTCAAAACCGACGCAGTAACTTGTCCCCACTGCCGATTAACGCTGAAAGCTTTTGGTCACCCCGGTATTCCCTTGCATCGATCGACAGGGGAAGACTATTTATGTGATAGCTGCGCTTATCATGATGACGATACCTGTACCTTGCCCAAACGACCTTTGGCGAGGGAATGTACTCTTTACTACGATCGCTCTCAGCCACCTGAACCGCCAAAAGAGCAGCCTGACTTAGGTCAATGCCTGCGTTTTTGGTTAGAGCGCAACCAGACTTGGCTGTTGTTATTCAGTTTATTATTCATCAGTTTTTTACTTACCTTACGGCGGTAG
- a CDS encoding ATP-binding protein translates to MLALLKTIREVIAHWWSEFTLQTRLMAAATLIVSLLMSGLTFWAVNTIQQDAHLNDTRFGRDLGLLLAANVAPMVAENDLTEVAQYSERFYASTSSVRYMLYADRSGKIFFGIPFWESEVQNSLTIERRMQLPPDYSENPELTMVRQHMTPDGVVTDVFVPLVHEGKYLGVLAIGINPNPTVVTSSNLTRDVTIAVFVSIWVMVILGAVINALTITKPIKELLVGVKNIAAGNFKQRIDLPQGGELGELIFSFNEMAERLERYEEQNIEELTAEKAKLETLVSTIADGAILLDTNLQVILVNPTARRIFGWEGAEIVGANFLHYLPPPVSIELTRPLYKMAAGTGYKEGAEFRITLDKPTSRTVRILLTTVLDQYRESIKGIAITVQDITREVELNEAKSNFISNVSHELRTPLFNIKSFIETLHEYGEDLTEQQRQEFLETANNETDRLTRLVNDVLDLSRLESSCRIYHFDGVDIAVPIEQTLRTYQLNARDKGIELIQEIQPDLPPVLAHYDLLLQVFANLVGNALKFTESGGRVAIRAYLLEAEHHLEIEEWKQKMSNPQSQVVRIEVSDTGIGIAPEDQEAIFDRFFRVENRVHTLEGTGLGLSIVRNIIEKHQTKIHLISEIGVGTTFWFDLAVFQPNTPPLLENSSEPQNSSTTAVR, encoded by the coding sequence ATGCTGGCTCTCCTAAAAACGATCCGAGAAGTTATCGCCCATTGGTGGTCGGAGTTTACCCTCCAGACGCGACTGATGGCAGCGGCTACGTTAATTGTTTCCTTACTGATGAGCGGTCTTACCTTTTGGGCCGTAAATACGATCCAGCAAGATGCCCATCTCAACGATACCCGCTTCGGTCGCGACCTGGGGCTATTACTAGCCGCCAATGTAGCTCCTATGGTGGCCGAAAACGACCTAACTGAAGTGGCCCAATATTCCGAACGCTTCTATGCCAGCACTTCCAGCGTGCGCTATATGCTGTATGCCGATCGGTCTGGCAAAATCTTTTTCGGGATTCCTTTTTGGGAATCAGAGGTACAAAACTCACTCACCATCGAACGGCGGATGCAACTGCCACCGGATTACAGTGAGAATCCCGAGTTAACGATGGTGCGCCAGCACATGACTCCCGATGGAGTAGTAACTGACGTATTCGTACCGCTAGTTCACGAAGGAAAATATTTAGGTGTTTTAGCCATTGGCATTAATCCCAATCCCACCGTCGTCACCTCCTCTAATTTGACGCGGGATGTCACGATCGCGGTTTTCGTTTCGATCTGGGTAATGGTAATTCTCGGTGCGGTAATTAACGCTCTCACCATCACCAAACCGATCAAAGAATTGCTAGTTGGCGTGAAAAACATCGCTGCCGGGAACTTCAAGCAACGAATCGATTTACCGCAAGGGGGAGAACTGGGGGAATTAATCTTTAGTTTTAACGAAATGGCCGAGCGGTTGGAGCGTTACGAAGAACAAAATATTGAAGAACTGACCGCAGAAAAAGCCAAGCTAGAAACTTTAGTTTCTACGATTGCCGACGGAGCCATTCTGCTCGATACGAATTTACAAGTCATTTTAGTTAATCCCACGGCACGGCGAATTTTTGGTTGGGAAGGTGCAGAGATTGTCGGTGCTAATTTCTTGCATTATTTACCACCTCCGGTATCGATCGAACTGACTCGACCTTTATATAAAATGGCCGCAGGTACGGGCTATAAGGAAGGAGCCGAATTTCGGATTACCCTAGATAAACCCACCAGTCGCACCGTTCGCATTCTCCTGACTACCGTTCTCGACCAATATCGGGAAAGCATCAAGGGAATCGCCATCACGGTGCAAGATATCACCCGCGAAGTAGAACTCAACGAAGCGAAAAGCAATTTTATCAGCAACGTTTCTCACGAATTAAGAACACCTTTGTTTAATATCAAATCTTTTATCGAAACGTTGCACGAGTACGGGGAAGATTTAACCGAACAACAAAGGCAGGAATTCTTAGAAACTGCCAACAACGAAACAGACCGCCTCACCCGTTTGGTGAACGATGTACTGGATTTATCTCGTTTGGAATCTTCCTGTCGGATCTATCATTTCGATGGGGTAGATATTGCCGTACCGATCGAGCAAACCCTGCGAACTTATCAGTTAAACGCTCGCGATAAAGGCATTGAGCTAATTCAGGAAATTCAGCCGGATTTGCCACCAGTGTTAGCTCACTACGATTTGTTGCTGCAAGTGTTTGCCAATTTGGTGGGCAACGCTCTTAAATTTACCGAATCTGGTGGCAGGGTGGCGATTCGCGCTTATCTGTTGGAAGCAGAGCATCATTTAGAGATCGAGGAATGGAAACAAAAAATGTCCAATCCCCAATCTCAAGTGGTACGAATTGAAGTTTCCGACACGGGAATTGGAATTGCACCGGAAGATCAAGAAGCGATTTTCGATCGCTTTTTCCGCGTTGAAAACCGCGTCCACACCCTCGAAGGCACGGGTTTAGGACTTTCGATCGTCCGCAATATCATCGAAAAACATCAAACCAAAATCCACTTGATCAGCGAAATCGGGGTTGGTACGACTTTTTGGTTTGACTTAGCGGTTTTCCAACCAAATACCCCTCCCTTACTGGAGAATTCCTCGGAACCGCAAAACAGTTCGACTACCGCCGTAAGGTAA
- the purD gene encoding phosphoribosylamine--glycine ligase produces the protein MKIVVVGNGGREHAIAWKLLQSPSVEQVFCIPGNGGTALMDRCQNLPLTVDDFDAIANFVQQNEISLVAVGPELPLSLGIADYLQARNIPVFGPTKAGAEIEASKAWAKALMEEAGIPTAKSGVFTEEAAAKAYVEREGAPIVVKADGLAAGKGVTVAQTVEEALSALREVFQGGFGKVVIEECLIGEEVSLLALTDGLTVRPLLPAQDHKRIGDGDTGPNTGGMGAYSPAPLCDRAMLERVEREVLQPTIATLQKRGIDYRGVLYAGLMVSPTGDIKVLEFNCRFGDPETQAILPLLETPLEELMLACSQQRLAEMPPIRWKSGVCVCVVVASGGYPGDYPKGKEITGITEAEKTGATVFHAGTKLNKATGEDSPSPITDGGRVLGVTAIGENFPGAIANAYTAVDKIQFEGAYHRKDIGKKAIGNSQRV, from the coding sequence GTGAAAATTGTAGTTGTTGGCAATGGGGGAAGGGAACACGCGATCGCATGGAAACTCCTGCAATCTCCATCAGTCGAACAGGTGTTCTGCATCCCCGGTAATGGCGGCACGGCGCTGATGGATCGCTGCCAGAATCTACCTCTCACGGTAGATGATTTTGATGCAATCGCCAACTTTGTGCAGCAAAATGAGATTTCTTTGGTAGCGGTAGGGCCGGAATTGCCCTTATCTTTGGGGATTGCCGACTACTTGCAAGCGCGGAACATCCCTGTTTTTGGCCCGACGAAAGCCGGGGCGGAAATAGAAGCAAGCAAGGCATGGGCAAAAGCTTTGATGGAAGAAGCTGGTATCCCGACGGCGAAGTCTGGGGTTTTTACAGAGGAAGCAGCGGCGAAAGCTTACGTGGAGAGGGAAGGCGCACCCATCGTCGTGAAAGCGGATGGCTTGGCGGCTGGGAAGGGGGTGACGGTAGCGCAAACTGTCGAGGAAGCTTTGTCGGCTTTGAGGGAAGTTTTTCAAGGTGGCTTTGGCAAAGTGGTGATCGAAGAATGTTTGATCGGTGAGGAAGTTTCCTTGTTAGCACTGACAGATGGTTTGACGGTGCGGCCTTTGCTACCCGCTCAAGATCATAAACGAATCGGGGATGGGGATACAGGGCCAAATACGGGGGGAATGGGTGCTTACAGTCCCGCACCGCTTTGCGATCGAGCGATGCTAGAACGAGTAGAGCGGGAAGTATTGCAACCGACGATCGCGACTTTACAAAAACGCGGCATCGACTACCGAGGCGTTCTCTACGCGGGATTGATGGTATCGCCCACCGGGGACATCAAAGTACTGGAATTTAATTGTCGGTTTGGCGATCCGGAAACGCAAGCGATTTTGCCACTTTTAGAAACTCCTCTGGAAGAGTTGATGCTAGCTTGTAGCCAACAGCGATTGGCCGAAATGCCACCAATTCGTTGGAAATCGGGAGTTTGCGTGTGCGTGGTGGTAGCTTCCGGCGGTTATCCGGGAGATTATCCTAAAGGAAAAGAAATTACTGGCATTACGGAAGCGGAGAAAACAGGCGCGACAGTGTTCCATGCCGGCACTAAATTAAACAAGGCAACGGGAGAGGATTCCCCATCCCCAATTACCGATGGTGGTAGAGTATTGGGCGTCACAGCGATCGGCGAAAATTTCCCAGGTGCGATCGCCAATGCCTACACCGCCGTAGATAAAATCCAATTTGAGGGAGCCTACCATCGGAAGGATATCGGTAAAAAAGCGATCGGCAACTCGCAACGGGTTTAA
- a CDS encoding NAD-dependent epimerase/dehydratase family protein — protein MTTSIVTGVAGFIGSHLAETLLNREEKVIGIDHFNDYYDPSLKRQNISSFANHPNFKLIEQDIQSVDWPTLLSEVEVVYHQAAQAGVRASWGEGFRAYTERNINATQILLEAAKDAKHLRRLVYASTSSVYGNAETLPTAETICPQPVSPYGITKLAAERLCILYNQNFGVPFTSLRYFTVYGPRQRPDMAFHKFYRDILLDRAIPIYGDGQQTRDFTFVSDAVAANLAAATVPEAVGEIFNIGGGSRVVLSEVLDTMEKIVGRPIRKNYVEKAMGDARHTGADVSKANKILGYQPQVSLTEGLQQEWEWVKNLYAD, from the coding sequence ATGACTACAAGTATCGTTACGGGAGTAGCGGGTTTTATCGGTTCTCACCTAGCAGAAACCTTATTAAATCGAGAAGAGAAAGTAATTGGTATCGATCATTTTAATGATTACTACGATCCTAGTTTGAAGCGCCAAAACATTTCTAGCTTTGCAAATCACCCAAATTTTAAATTAATCGAGCAGGATATCCAATCCGTCGATTGGCCAACATTATTATCGGAAGTAGAAGTAGTTTATCACCAAGCCGCACAAGCAGGAGTTCGTGCTAGTTGGGGTGAAGGTTTTCGCGCTTACACGGAACGCAATATCAACGCCACCCAAATTTTACTAGAAGCAGCCAAAGATGCGAAACACCTGCGTCGATTAGTTTATGCTTCCACTTCTTCCGTTTACGGTAATGCAGAAACCCTACCCACCGCTGAAACGATTTGTCCGCAACCAGTTTCTCCTTATGGCATTACCAAACTAGCAGCCGAAAGACTTTGCATACTCTATAACCAAAATTTTGGCGTACCTTTTACTTCCTTACGTTATTTTACTGTTTACGGCCCTCGCCAACGCCCGGATATGGCTTTTCATAAATTTTACAGAGATATTTTACTCGATCGAGCCATCCCCATTTACGGCGACGGACAACAAACCAGAGATTTCACCTTTGTTAGCGACGCAGTAGCAGCTAATTTAGCAGCCGCTACCGTACCGGAAGCCGTCGGAGAAATTTTCAATATTGGTGGCGGTAGTCGCGTAGTTTTGTCGGAAGTACTAGACACGATGGAAAAAATCGTCGGGCGTCCCATTCGCAAAAATTACGTGGAAAAAGCAATGGGAGATGCGCGTCATACCGGCGCAGATGTATCAAAAGCCAATAAAATTCTCGGTTATCAACCCCAAGTTAGCTTAACCGAAGGCTTACAACAAGAATGGGAATGGGTAAAGAATTTGTACGCTGATTAA
- a CDS encoding deoxyribodipyrimidine photo-lyase produces MSDLVIFWHRRDLRISDNLGLDLASKLSQKVIGVFCLDPNILKPDDVAPARVVYMIGCLQELQQSYAKANSQLLILNDEPTKAIPKLAAALKAKAVVWNWDVEPYAKERDRAVAESLTNLGIATHNCWDQLLHSPEEISSGNNQPYTVYTPFWKKWISKEKSVPVKTFQNGINLTEAEREIAQKAGTIELPTAENLGFKWDNQLLLAPGEKAAAERLAEFCETAIFTYQEQRNFPAVDGTSRLSAALKFGAIGIRTVWAATINLMAENLTEEARASLRTWQQELAWREFYQHAMYHFPTLAEGAFRQVFKSFPYDNNLEHFQAWCEGRTGYPIVDAAMRQLNETGWMHNRCRMIVASFLTKDLLIDPRMGEKYFMQKLYDWDLSANNGGWQWSASSGMDPKPVRIFNPASQAQKFDPKAEYIRKWLPELRSVDTASLVMGKILPLQRTQLGYPQPIVDHNQQQREFKTRYQQQKSDE; encoded by the coding sequence ATGTCTGATTTAGTGATTTTCTGGCATCGCCGCGATTTACGCATCTCCGATAACTTAGGGCTAGACTTAGCTAGTAAACTGAGTCAAAAAGTAATCGGCGTTTTTTGCTTAGACCCCAACATTTTAAAACCGGATGATGTCGCACCAGCCAGAGTTGTTTACATGATTGGCTGTTTGCAAGAACTACAGCAAAGTTATGCTAAAGCAAATAGCCAATTATTGATACTTAACGACGAACCTACAAAAGCCATACCGAAATTAGCAGCAGCACTCAAAGCAAAAGCTGTTGTATGGAATTGGGATGTAGAACCTTATGCCAAAGAGCGAGATCGAGCCGTTGCGGAATCGCTGACTAACTTAGGAATTGCCACTCACAACTGTTGGGATCAGTTATTACATTCTCCTGAAGAAATCAGCAGTGGCAATAATCAACCTTATACTGTTTACACTCCCTTTTGGAAAAAGTGGATTAGCAAAGAAAAATCTGTCCCAGTAAAAACATTCCAAAATGGCATAAATTTAACCGAAGCAGAACGAGAAATTGCTCAAAAAGCGGGAACAATTGAATTACCAACAGCCGAAAACTTAGGATTTAAATGGGATAATCAACTGCTGCTAGCACCCGGAGAAAAAGCCGCAGCGGAAAGACTGGCTGAGTTTTGCGAAACAGCCATTTTTACATATCAAGAACAGCGCAACTTTCCGGCAGTTGATGGCACGTCAAGGCTGAGTGCAGCACTCAAATTCGGTGCAATTGGCATTCGGACAGTTTGGGCTGCTACTATCAATTTAATGGCAGAAAATCTCACCGAAGAAGCACGCGCAAGCTTGAGAACGTGGCAGCAAGAATTAGCATGGCGAGAATTTTATCAGCACGCCATGTATCATTTTCCCACATTAGCAGAAGGTGCTTTTCGACAAGTATTTAAAAGCTTCCCTTATGACAACAATTTAGAACATTTTCAAGCTTGGTGCGAAGGGAGAACTGGCTATCCGATTGTCGATGCTGCCATGCGCCAGTTAAATGAAACTGGGTGGATGCACAACCGTTGTCGAATGATAGTAGCTAGTTTCCTTACGAAAGATTTATTGATCGATCCCAGAATGGGAGAAAAATATTTCATGCAGAAGTTATATGATTGGGATCTTTCTGCTAATAATGGGGGTTGGCAGTGGAGTGCTTCCAGTGGAATGGACCCGAAACCAGTACGAATTTTTAATCCTGCTTCCCAAGCTCAAAAATTTGACCCAAAAGCAGAATATATTAGAAAATGGTTACCAGAATTGCGGTCTGTCGATACAGCATCATTAGTAATGGGAAAAATTCTTCCTTTGCAACGGACGCAATTGGGATATCCTCAGCCAATTGTGGATCACAATCAACAACAAAGGGAGTTTAAAACTCGGTATCAACAGCAAAAATCAGATGAGTAA
- a CDS encoding NUDIX hydrolase has product MGSNPISPVLFILLPDRALKVLDLQLASPTLTHFRYMNNLGHEPPELLKQRLFYQGRKFNFEVSHLRLPNQAEGDWECIRHPGGALAVPVTPEGKLVLLRQYRFAAKGRLLEFPAGTVEPHEDPAQTIEREIEEETGYRARKWQKLGEFFLCPGYSDEIIYAFLARDLEPLETRPAQDIDEDMETILMTPEELEAAILRGEPVDAKSISSFFLARPYLK; this is encoded by the coding sequence ATGGGTTCAAATCCCATCAGTCCCGTACTTTTTATCCTCTTGCCAGATCGAGCTTTAAAGGTTCTAGACCTACAATTAGCTTCACCTACACTTACTCACTTCCGATATATGAATAATTTAGGTCACGAACCCCCAGAACTCCTCAAACAACGCCTCTTTTATCAAGGACGCAAATTTAACTTTGAAGTAAGTCACCTGCGCCTTCCCAACCAAGCAGAAGGCGACTGGGAGTGCATCCGCCATCCAGGAGGTGCTTTAGCCGTACCAGTCACCCCCGAAGGCAAACTAGTATTATTACGGCAATACCGCTTTGCAGCCAAAGGGCGTCTATTAGAATTTCCTGCCGGTACCGTCGAACCCCATGAAGACCCCGCCCAAACCATTGAGAGAGAAATCGAAGAAGAAACCGGTTATCGCGCCCGCAAATGGCAAAAATTAGGCGAATTTTTCCTTTGTCCCGGTTACTCCGATGAAATTATCTATGCCTTTTTAGCTCGGGATTTAGAACCATTAGAAACTCGTCCCGCACAAGACATAGATGAAGATATGGAAACCATTTTAATGACTCCCGAAGAACTAGAAGCTGCCATTCTCAGAGGAGAACCGGTAGACGCCAAATCAATTTCCAGTTTTTTCTTAGCTCGTCCTTATTTAAAATAA
- a CDS encoding tocopherol cyclase family protein yields MENLLQTPHSGYHWDNSDRRFFEGWYYRVTLPQHRQTFAFMYSIEDPVGGKPYSGGAAQILGPNDEYLCRTFPDVKKFWAWRDKLGLGHWGKTDLIKKPGYLEPAEFDRHIEEGYQATATWHQGTIRDRATGNYARWQYTIKPIYGWGNQGQPQQSTAGFLSFLPIFEPGWQILMAHALATGWIDWNGQKYEFVDAPAYSEKNWGGAFPQKWFWVNCNSFDNQPDLALTAGGGRRGVLWWMESVAMIGIHYRGKFYEFVPWNSQVTWNIQPWGKWQMQAKKPGYEVELTATTNLTGTPLRAPTETGLEFACRDTMLGNLTLELRELIGSKSKIILKATSSLSGLETGGGPWDNPWHSN; encoded by the coding sequence ATGGAAAATCTCCTGCAAACCCCTCACAGTGGCTATCATTGGGACAATAGCGATCGCCGTTTCTTTGAAGGTTGGTACTATCGCGTCACCTTACCCCAACACCGCCAAACCTTTGCATTCATGTATTCCATTGAAGATCCCGTTGGCGGTAAACCTTACAGTGGCGGCGCTGCACAAATACTTGGCCCCAATGATGAATATCTCTGTCGCACTTTTCCAGATGTCAAAAAATTCTGGGCGTGGCGGGACAAGTTAGGATTAGGTCATTGGGGAAAAACCGATTTAATCAAAAAACCCGGATATTTAGAACCAGCAGAATTCGATCGCCATATTGAAGAAGGATATCAAGCCACAGCAACTTGGCATCAGGGAACGATTCGCGATCGCGCCACAGGTAACTACGCCCGTTGGCAATATACCATCAAACCCATCTACGGTTGGGGAAACCAAGGACAGCCGCAACAATCAACCGCCGGATTCCTCTCCTTTCTCCCCATCTTTGAACCGGGATGGCAAATATTAATGGCCCATGCCTTAGCCACAGGCTGGATCGATTGGAATGGCCAAAAATACGAATTCGTCGATGCACCAGCTTACAGCGAAAAAAATTGGGGTGGTGCATTTCCCCAAAAATGGTTCTGGGTAAACTGTAATAGCTTCGACAACCAACCCGATTTAGCATTAACCGCAGGCGGCGGTAGGCGTGGCGTACTGTGGTGGATGGAATCAGTAGCCATGATCGGCATCCATTATCGCGGCAAATTCTACGAATTTGTACCTTGGAACTCCCAAGTCACCTGGAACATTCAACCTTGGGGTAAATGGCAAATGCAAGCCAAAAAACCGGGTTATGAAGTAGAACTCACAGCCACTACCAATTTAACCGGCACACCTCTGAGAGCTCCCACCGAAACAGGTTTAGAATTTGCCTGTCGGGACACCATGCTGGGCAATCTTACTCTAGAATTGCGAGAACTAATCGGCAGCAAATCTAAAATTATTTTAAAAGCCACCAGTTCCCTATCAGGATTAGAAACAGGCGGAGGGCCTTGGGATAACCCTTGGCACTCTAATTAA
- a CDS encoding WD40 repeat domain-containing serine/threonine-protein kinase produces MSYCLNPDCQKRQNPDGAKFCLDCGSKLLLKERYRTIRQIGQGGFGRTFLAIDEDKPSKPCCVIKQFFPKAQGTNSVSKAAKLFEQEAVRLDELGKHPQIPDLLAHFTQDKRQYLVQEFIDGENLAQILKREGSFREHQIWQLLNSLLPVLDFIHSHNVIHRDIKPANIIRAINGQLVLVDFGAAKYVTGSALLKTGTTIGTPEYIAPEQAKGRGVFASDLYSLGVTCIHLLTQVSPFDLFDTSEDRWVWRQCLVDNPVSDELACIIDKLIIGATKKRYQSALEVLKECNPNYAPLPIVPVSKISNTNQSLTNVNSSQSIITSTTVTISATSDTLIYTWKDVYSLTGHLSSVSTVAISPNGKIIASGGFDNTIKLWNLQTGELICSIMSHSKPVLAVAFNPDGKLLVSGSVANSIKLWDLSTQSLIRAFTGHSESVVSLSVDISPDGQMIASGSDDQKVKIWQLSDGKLLHTFKDSRGFNAVTFSPDGKMIAVGSSDNSVKLWNLVSGELVNNFTGHTRDVNAIAFSPNGKILASGSSDHTIKIWHLSSGKLIRTIYGHSDWVRTVAFNPCEPILISGSEDKTIKLWQVNTGELLHTLQGHSKDVNAVDISKDGKTIVSGSSDKTIKIWRFA; encoded by the coding sequence ATGAGCTATTGTCTGAATCCGGACTGTCAAAAGCGTCAAAATCCAGATGGAGCAAAATTTTGTCTTGATTGCGGGTCAAAATTACTGCTGAAAGAACGTTACCGTACCATCAGGCAAATCGGACAAGGTGGCTTTGGTAGAACGTTCTTAGCAATTGATGAAGACAAGCCATCAAAACCTTGTTGCGTCATCAAACAATTTTTTCCGAAAGCGCAAGGTACTAATAGCGTATCGAAAGCCGCTAAACTATTTGAGCAAGAAGCAGTACGGCTGGATGAATTGGGAAAACATCCGCAAATTCCCGACCTACTTGCCCATTTTACCCAAGATAAGCGGCAATATTTGGTGCAAGAGTTTATTGATGGGGAAAACTTAGCCCAAATACTGAAGAGAGAAGGGTCATTTCGAGAACACCAAATTTGGCAATTACTTAATAGCCTGTTACCTGTATTGGACTTTATCCATTCCCATAATGTTATTCATCGAGATATCAAACCTGCCAATATCATACGCGCAATTAACGGTCAATTAGTGTTAGTGGATTTTGGCGCAGCTAAATATGTAACGGGGAGTGCTTTGCTGAAAACAGGAACTACTATTGGTACTCCTGAATATATCGCACCGGAACAAGCTAAAGGCAGAGGAGTTTTCGCTAGCGATTTATATAGTTTGGGGGTTACTTGTATTCATTTACTAACTCAAGTTTCTCCGTTTGATTTATTCGATACTTCGGAAGATAGATGGGTGTGGCGACAATGCTTAGTTGATAATCCAGTAAGCGATGAACTAGCTTGTATTATAGATAAATTGATTATTGGTGCTACTAAAAAACGATATCAATCTGCTTTAGAAGTTCTTAAAGAGTGCAATCCTAACTATGCGCCACTGCCTATTGTACCAGTTTCAAAAATATCAAATACAAATCAAAGTTTAACTAACGTAAATTCATCTCAATCTATCATAACTTCTACAACTGTTACTATATCAGCTACATCAGATACCCTGATTTATACCTGGAAAGATGTATATAGTTTAACGGGTCATTTAAGTTCCGTTTCAACAGTAGCTATTAGTCCAAATGGAAAAATTATTGCTAGCGGTGGTTTCGACAATACGATCAAGTTGTGGAATTTACAGACTGGTGAATTAATTTGCTCTATAATGAGTCATTCAAAACCAGTTTTAGCAGTTGCGTTTAATCCAGATGGTAAGCTTTTGGTTAGTGGAAGTGTTGCTAATTCTATCAAGCTTTGGGATTTGTCAACCCAATCCCTGATTCGCGCTTTTACCGGACATTCAGAATCGGTTGTATCATTATCTGTGGATATTAGTCCGGATGGACAAATGATTGCGAGCGGTAGTGATGACCAAAAAGTCAAAATTTGGCAGTTAAGTGATGGGAAGTTGTTGCATACTTTTAAAGATTCGCGGGGATTTAACGCAGTTACGTTTAGTCCTGATGGCAAAATGATTGCTGTGGGTAGTAGCGATAATTCCGTGAAATTATGGAATTTAGTTAGTGGAGAATTAGTCAATAATTTTACCGGGCATACTAGGGATGTAAATGCGATCGCATTCAGTCCAAATGGTAAAATATTAGCTAGCGGCAGTAGCGATCATACGATTAAAATATGGCATTTAAGTAGTGGGAAATTAATTCGTACTATTTACGGTCATTCCGATTGGGTAAGGACAGTTGCTTTCAATCCCTGCGAACCTATACTGATTAGTGGTAGTGAAGATAAAACCATCAAATTATGGCAAGTAAATACAGGAGAACTTTTACATACTTTGCAAGGACATTCAAAAGATGTAAATGCAGTTGATATTAGTAAAGATGGCAAAACAATCGTCAGCGGTAGTAGTGATAAAACAATCAAAATTTGGCGATTTGCTTAA